In one Melaminivora jejuensis genomic region, the following are encoded:
- the mobA gene encoding molybdenum cofactor guanylyltransferase MobA has product MPPQSTRMIALQDIAAQDITALVLAGGRATRMGGVDKGLQPFRGTPLALHAARRVQPQVGSVLINANRHLDTYRSWGLPVVSDADESFAGPLAGFAAGLAHCRTPWLLALACDTPLFAHDLAQRLAAAACGAGAPIAIAAAPQHGQEAGNGAREAAQDGAGPPLHMHPALCLLHVSLLPDLQQFLAGGGRRVRQWGARHGCAIAVFDQPGDSPQAFANANTLEQLRALEEQAAG; this is encoded by the coding sequence ATGCCGCCCCAATCCACCCGCATGATCGCGTTGCAGGACATCGCGGCGCAAGATATCACCGCGCTGGTGCTGGCCGGCGGGCGCGCCACGCGCATGGGCGGCGTGGACAAGGGCCTGCAGCCCTTTCGCGGCACGCCCCTGGCGCTGCACGCCGCGCGGCGCGTGCAGCCGCAGGTGGGCAGCGTGCTGATCAACGCCAACCGCCATCTGGACACCTACCGCAGTTGGGGCCTGCCCGTGGTCAGCGACGCCGACGAGAGTTTTGCCGGGCCGCTGGCCGGCTTCGCTGCCGGCCTGGCGCATTGCCGCACGCCCTGGCTGCTGGCGCTGGCCTGCGACACGCCGCTGTTTGCGCATGACCTGGCGCAGCGCCTGGCGGCAGCGGCCTGCGGGGCCGGCGCGCCCATCGCCATTGCTGCCGCACCGCAGCACGGGCAGGAGGCAGGCAACGGGGCAAGAGAGGCAGCGCAAGATGGGGCAGGGCCGCCGCTGCACATGCATCCGGCGCTGTGCCTGCTGCACGTCTCGCTGCTGCCCGACCTGCAGCAGTTCCTGGCCGGCGGGGGCCGGCGCGTGCGCCAGTGGGGTGCGCGCCACGGCTGCGCCATCGCCGTCTTCGATCAGCCGGGCGATTCGCCCCAGGCCTTTGCCAATGCCAACACGCTGGAGCAACTGCGGGCGCTGGAAGAACAGGCGGCTGGCTGA
- the moaA gene encoding GTP 3',8-cyclase MoaA, giving the protein MAERVIPIADQRAPVLQPVVPVVDACQAPSGLLLDARGRPLRDLRISVTDRCNFRCSYCMPKEVFDQHYRYLPHGDLLSFEEITRVARLFLAHGVRKLRLTGGEPLLRKDLERLVEQLAALRTVDGRAPDLTLTTNGSLLARKARALKAAGLSRVTVSLDSLDDAVFRRMNDMDFPVAGVLEGIAAARDAGFDHLKVNMVVKRGTNDHEIPAMARYFRGTGITLRFIEYMDVGATNGWRMDQVLPSAQVIARLQAELPLVPLAASAPGETAKRWGWAGPDGRHDPALGEIGVISSVTQAFCGDCNRARLSMEGRLYLCLFASQGWDLRSLLRGGVSDEQLLGAVAGIWGQRSDRYSELRASLPADSGSSGTRRIEMSYIGG; this is encoded by the coding sequence ATGGCCGAAAGAGTCATCCCCATCGCGGATCAGCGCGCGCCGGTGCTCCAGCCCGTGGTGCCGGTCGTTGATGCCTGCCAGGCTCCTAGCGGCCTGCTGCTGGACGCCCGGGGCCGGCCACTGCGCGATCTGCGCATCAGCGTGACCGACCGCTGCAACTTCCGCTGCAGCTACTGCATGCCAAAGGAAGTCTTCGACCAGCACTACCGCTATCTGCCGCACGGCGATCTGCTGAGCTTCGAGGAGATCACCCGCGTGGCGCGGCTGTTTCTGGCGCACGGCGTGCGCAAGCTGCGCCTGACGGGCGGCGAGCCGCTGCTGCGCAAGGATCTGGAGCGCCTGGTCGAGCAGCTGGCGGCGCTGCGCACCGTCGATGGCCGCGCGCCCGACCTGACGCTGACCACCAACGGCTCGCTGCTGGCGCGCAAGGCGCGCGCGCTCAAGGCGGCTGGCCTGTCGCGCGTCACTGTGAGCCTGGACAGCCTGGACGACGCGGTGTTCCGGCGCATGAACGACATGGATTTTCCGGTGGCCGGCGTGCTGGAGGGCATCGCCGCTGCCAGGGACGCCGGCTTTGATCACCTCAAGGTCAACATGGTGGTCAAGCGCGGCACCAACGACCATGAGATCCCGGCCATGGCGCGCTACTTCCGCGGCACCGGCATCACGCTGCGCTTCATCGAATACATGGACGTGGGCGCCACCAATGGCTGGCGCATGGATCAGGTGCTGCCGTCCGCCCAAGTCATCGCTCGGCTGCAGGCCGAGCTGCCGCTGGTGCCGCTGGCGGCCAGCGCCCCTGGCGAGACCGCCAAGCGCTGGGGCTGGGCCGGCCCGGACGGTCGCCACGACCCGGCGCTGGGCGAGATCGGCGTCATCAGCAGCGTGACCCAGGCGTTTTGCGGCGACTGCAACCGCGCCCGCCTGTCCATGGAAGGGCGGCTGTACCTGTGCCTGTTTGCCAGCCAGGGCTGGGATTTGCGCAGCCTGCTGCGCGGCGGCGTGAGCGACGAGCAGCTGCTGGGCGCGGTGGCCGGCATCTGGGGCCAACGCAGCGACCGCTACTCGGAGCTGCGCGCCAGCCTGCCCGCCGACAGCGGCAGCAGTGGCACGCGGCGCATCGAGATGAGCTACATCGGCGGCTGA
- a CDS encoding type IV pili methyl-accepting chemotaxis transducer N-terminal domain-containing protein codes for MLQLAALALLPSLGARAQAPAPAQAPARPALASTINRTARFRALSQRVAKVYGQMYLQVLPGRSRDWLEHSRKQIKAGLRELNEQSWPAEVARLLASLRQAAQQLDALLDQPVSKDGYLAVIKQSEAMLDAADKATQALEQLSPVPTARLVNIAGRQRMLSQRLARNYGFVMSGLAGSGVREQMAQDAALFQTSLADLAKAPVSTSAIRGTLELGQAQWIFLETTLKRPPEARALEDVAKASERMLEVMDELTAQYEAALQEILG; via the coding sequence GTGCTGCAGCTTGCAGCGCTTGCCCTGCTGCCCAGCCTGGGCGCGCGCGCCCAGGCGCCTGCTCCAGCCCAGGCTCCGGCGCGCCCGGCCCTGGCCTCGACCATCAACCGAACGGCGCGCTTTCGCGCGCTGTCGCAGCGGGTGGCCAAGGTCTATGGCCAGATGTATCTGCAGGTGCTGCCCGGGCGCTCGCGCGACTGGCTGGAGCACTCGCGCAAGCAGATCAAGGCGGGGCTGCGCGAGTTGAACGAGCAAAGCTGGCCCGCCGAGGTGGCGCGCCTGCTGGCCAGCCTGCGCCAGGCCGCGCAGCAGCTGGATGCGCTGCTCGACCAACCCGTCTCCAAGGACGGCTATCTGGCCGTCATCAAGCAGTCCGAAGCCATGCTGGATGCGGCCGACAAGGCCACGCAGGCGCTGGAGCAGCTCTCGCCCGTGCCCACGGCGCGCCTGGTCAACATCGCGGGGCGTCAGCGCATGTTGTCGCAGCGCCTGGCGCGCAACTACGGCTTTGTCATGTCCGGCCTGGCCGGCAGCGGCGTGCGCGAGCAGATGGCGCAGGATGCGGCGCTGTTCCAGACCTCGCTGGCCGATCTGGCCAAGGCGCCGGTCAGCACCTCGGCCATCCGGGGCACGCTGGAGCTGGGGCAGGCGCAGTGGATCTTCCTGGAGACCACCCTCAAGCGCCCGCCCGAGGCCCGCGCCCTGGAAGACGTGGCCAAGGCCAGCGAACGTATGCTGGAGGTCATGGACGAGCTGACCGCCCAGTACGAGGCGGCGCTCCAGGAAATCCTGGGCTGA
- a CDS encoding aldehyde dehydrogenase family protein, translating to MQLHYIANAAVPSSSGRTIAMIDPSDGQPFDEIQRGTPEDIGAAVHAARQCFDSVWSRMAPAERGRLLARLSVLVSEHAEELAALEQRDCGKPTRQARADALALARYFEFYAGACDKLHGQTIPYQDGFSVLTWREPHGVTGHIVPWNYPMQIFGRCVGAALAAGNVCVVKPAEDACLSLLRVARLAAEAGFPAGALNIVTGYGHEAGDALARHPGIQHLSFTGSPKVGTLIQQAAAERHCPVTLELGGKSPQIVFADADLDAAVPAIVNAIVQNAGQTCSAGSRVLIDSMIYEPLLERLGRAFEALRVGPAAMDLDLGPLIRQSQQQRVWDFLSDAQVAGIPLVAQGSVVEEAPDTGFYQAPALLRDVPPGHRLAQEEVFGPVLAAMPFDDEEQAVQLANGTRYGLVAGVWTRDGARQLRLARRLASGQVFINNYGAAGGVELPFGGVKSSGHGREKGFEALYGFTTLKTVAIRHG from the coding sequence CGCGGCACGCCCGAGGACATCGGCGCCGCCGTCCATGCCGCGCGCCAGTGCTTTGACAGCGTCTGGAGCCGCATGGCGCCCGCCGAGCGTGGCCGCCTGCTGGCGCGCCTGTCGGTGCTGGTCAGCGAGCACGCCGAGGAACTGGCGGCGCTGGAGCAGCGCGACTGCGGCAAGCCCACGCGCCAGGCGCGCGCCGATGCGCTGGCGCTGGCGCGTTACTTCGAGTTCTACGCCGGCGCCTGTGACAAACTGCACGGCCAGACCATCCCCTATCAGGACGGCTTCAGCGTGCTGACCTGGCGCGAGCCGCATGGCGTCACCGGCCACATCGTGCCGTGGAACTATCCCATGCAGATCTTTGGCCGCTGCGTCGGCGCGGCGCTGGCGGCGGGCAATGTCTGCGTGGTCAAGCCCGCCGAGGACGCCTGCCTGTCGCTCTTGCGCGTGGCCCGGCTGGCCGCCGAGGCGGGCTTTCCAGCCGGGGCGCTGAACATCGTGACCGGCTATGGCCACGAGGCGGGCGATGCGCTGGCGCGCCACCCGGGTATCCAGCACCTGAGCTTCACTGGCAGCCCGAAGGTCGGCACGCTGATCCAGCAGGCCGCCGCCGAGCGCCACTGCCCGGTCACGCTGGAGCTGGGCGGCAAGAGCCCGCAGATCGTCTTTGCCGATGCCGATCTGGATGCCGCCGTACCGGCCATCGTCAATGCCATCGTGCAAAACGCCGGCCAGACCTGCTCGGCCGGCTCGCGCGTGCTGATCGATTCCATGATCTACGAGCCGCTGCTGGAGCGCCTGGGCCGGGCCTTCGAGGCGCTGCGCGTCGGGCCGGCGGCCATGGATCTGGATCTGGGCCCGCTGATCCGCCAGAGCCAGCAGCAGCGCGTGTGGGATTTCCTGTCGGACGCGCAGGTCGCCGGCATCCCGCTGGTGGCGCAGGGCAGCGTGGTCGAGGAGGCGCCCGACACCGGCTTCTATCAGGCGCCGGCCCTCTTGCGCGATGTGCCGCCTGGCCACCGGCTGGCGCAGGAGGAGGTCTTCGGCCCAGTGCTGGCCGCCATGCCCTTTGACGATGAGGAGCAGGCCGTGCAACTGGCCAACGGCACGCGCTACGGCCTGGTGGCGGGCGTGTGGACGCGCGACGGCGCGCGCCAGCTGCGCCTGGCGCGGCGGCTGGCTTCGGGCCAGGTCTTCATCAACAACTACGGCGCCGCCGGCGGTGTGGAGTTGCCTTTTGGCGGCGTGAAATCCAGCGGCCACGGGCGCGAGAAGGGTTTTGAGGCGCTGTACGGCTTCACCACGCTCAAGACCGTGGCCATACGCCACGGCTGA